A genomic region of Raphanus sativus cultivar WK10039 chromosome 6, ASM80110v3, whole genome shotgun sequence contains the following coding sequences:
- the LOC108836607 gene encoding retrovirus-related Pol polyprotein from transposon RE1 isoform X2 gives MIISRDRTSRMLIGAGEREGEGLYRFRGIESLASAHTRVLEESMLWHRRLGHPSSRITGMISDISSSAADNHIRSCDICFRAKQTRLSFTDSFHNANEIFDLIHCDLWGPYRATALCGSRYFLTIIDDHSRAVWLYLLPDKTMVSQQIKDFFTLIERQFSKKIKTIRSDNGTEFMCLTRYFKENGILHETSCVHTPQQNGRAERKHRHILNIARALRFQANLPIEFWGECVLAAGHLINRTPSSILQNKTPYEKLHGQPPDISHLRILGCLAYAHNKNTKGDKFASRSRRCMFLGYPSGTKGWKLFDLDEETVFISRDVEFQEEVFPYHDKSPIITAPSSTLPVISPICDSETEDSAPITEQTTVATELLLSTSVPSDSTTTNDQTDIEPLGRGQRTRQPSTRFRDYVINTVTTIPVSTLSLPSSVPQPFSGTDYPLSDYLTYDRLSSSHRSFLLALTINIEPKHFRQAMEHEVWRNSMKSEMDALERNHTWDLEELPNGKNALGTQWIYTIKLRADGTIERHKSRLVVLGNNQKEGLDYTETFSPVAKMTTVRLFLDIAAKKNYELHQMDVHNAFLHGDLLEEVYIKIPLGFARPNDTRVCRLRKSLYGLKQAPRCWFAKLVDALLSYGFTQTHSDHSLFVYVRSRVTLRILVYVDDLIISGNSPPAIKTFKTYLSTCFHMKDLGALKYFLGLEVARSPQGIYLSQRKYTLDIITECGLLGCKPAGSPMDQNHKLAKATGLVLADPEKYRRLTGRLIYLLATRPDLAYSVHILSQFMQTPQEDHWLAALKVVRYLKGTVGQGILFSATSSLSLTGWCDADWGGCLTTRRSLSGWIIQLGTSPITWKTKKQDGVSLSSTEAEFRSLRSITKEIIWLKELLRELGINHEDAVTVCCDNKSAIHLSANPVLHEQTKHMGIICQFVRDEITKGVIKMVYVPTSEQFADILTKALGRKEFDAFLLKLGINNIHAPT, from the exons ATGATCATCTCGAGG GACCGTACCTCGAGGATGCTGATTGGAGCGGGTgaaagagagggagagggatTGTACCGGTTTCGCGGGATTGAGTCATTGGCGTCGGCACATACAAGGGTTCTGGAAGAGTCAATGTTATGGCATCGTCGTCTTGGACATCCATCCTCTCGTATCACCGGAATGATCTCAGATATCTCATCTTCTGCGGCTGATAATCATATTAGATCTTGTGATATTTGTTTTCGGGCTAAACAAACCCGTCTCAGTTTTACAGACAGTTTTCATAATGCAAATGAGATTTTTGATTTAATACACTGTGATCTCTGGGGTCCCTATCGAGCAACGGCATTGTGTGGTTCTCGGTATTTTTTAACGATCATAGACGATCATTCCCGAGCTGTGTGGCTCTATCTTCTTCCAGATAAAACAATGGTGTCACAACAAATCAAAGACTTCTTCACATTGATAGAGCGCCAGTtttcaaagaaaatcaaaacaataCGAAGTGACAACGGCACGGAGTTTATGTGCCTTACACGTTACTTCAAAGAGAATGGGATTCTTCATGAAACTTCATGTGTGCACACACCTCAACAGAATGGACGGGCAGAGCGTAAACACCGCCATATTCTCAACATTGCTCGAGCATTGCGTTTTCAAGCCAACTTACCAATAGAGTTTTGGGGAGAATGCGTTCTAGCTGCAGGGCATCTAATCAATCGAACTCCTTCATCCATCCTTCAAAATAAAACTCCCTATGAGAAGCTCCATGGCCAGCCTCCGGATATATCTCACCTACGGATCTTAGGTTGTTTAGCATATGCTCACAACAAGAACACCAAAGGAGATAAGTTTGCTTCAAGGAGCAGAAGGTGTATGTTTTTAGGCTACCCCTCGGGAACCAAGGGCTGGAAACTTTTTGATCTTGATGAAGAAACGGTTTTCATCTCACGTGATGTGGAGTTTCAAGAAGAAGTCTTTCCTTATCACGACAAATCACCTATCATCACTGCGCCATCTTCCACCTTACCCGTAATATCACCAATCTGTGACTCAGAAACAGAGGACTCTGCTCCGATAACAGAGCAAACTACTGTCGCAACAGAGCTTCTTCTGTCTACATCGGTACCATCTGATTCTACTACTACTAACGACCAAACTGACATTGAACCTCTGGGTCGTGGACAACGAACTCGTCAGCCTTCTACTCGATTTCGTGACTATGTTATCAACACGGTTACAACAATCCCTGTCTccactctctctcttccttcatcTGTTCCTCAGCCATTCTCAGGTACGGACTATCCCCTGTCTGATTATTTAACATATGATCGTTTGTCTTCATCGCATCGCAGCTTTCTCTTGGCATTGACAATTAATATTGAGCCAAAGCACTTTCGACAAGCTATGGAACACGAAGTCTGGCGAAACTCAATGAAGTCTGAGATGGATGCTCTTGAGAGAAACCATACATGGGATCTCGAAGAACTACCTAACGGAAAGAATGCGCTTGGTACTCAGTGGATCTACACAATAAAGTTGCGCGCAGACGGGACTATAGAACGACATAAATCTCGGCTGGTCGTGTTAGGAAATAATCAGAAAGAGGGTCTCGATTATACTGAGACATTCTCACCTGTGGCTAAGATGACGACAGTTCGTTTATTTCTTGATATTGCAGCAAAGAAAAATTATGAACTTCATCAGATGGATGTTCATAATGCTTTTCTTCATGGAGATCTCCTAGAAGAAGTGTATATCAAGATACCTCTCGGGTTTGCTCGCCCAAACGACACTCGTGTCTGTCGCTTACGAAAATCATTGTATGGCCTTAAACAGGCTCCACGTTGCTGGTTCGCAAAACTGGTTGATGCTCTACTCAGCTATGGATTTACACAGACACATTCCGATCATTCCTTATTTGTCTATGTCCGATCCAGAGTTACGCTTCGGATACTCGTCTACGTTGACGATCTAATCATCTCCGGAAATTCACCACCAGCAATCAAAACTTTCAAGACATATCTATCCACTTGTTTCCATATGAAAGATCTTGGAGctcttaaatattttcttggcTTAGAAGTTGCCCGAAGCCCTCAAGGAATATACTTGTCTCAGCGGAAATACACACTCGACATAATAACAGAGTGTGGATTGCTTGGTTGCAAACCAGCTGGCTCACCGATGGATCAAAACCATAAGCTTGCAAAGGCTACTGGTTTGGTACTTGCAGATCCTGAGAAATATCGCCGTCTTACAGGTCGTCTTATCTATCTTCTTGCCACCAGACCTGACCTTGCTTACTCTGTACACATTCTTTCCCAGTTTATGCAAACACCACAAGAGGATCATTGGCTTGCAGCGTTGAAAGTGGTTCGTTACTTAAAAGGCACAGTGGGTCAAGGAATTCTCTTCAGTGCTACTTCTTCACTTTCTTTGACAGGATggtgtgatgcagattggggtGGTTGTCTTACAACGAGACGATCTCTTTCTGGCTGGATAATACAACTTGGCACTTCACCAATTACTtggaaaacaaagaaacaagatgGTGTATCTCTTTCTTCCACTGAAGCAGAATTTCGGTCATTAAGGTCTATTACCAAGGAAATCATTTGGCTTAAGGAACTTCTTCGGGAACTTGGTATTAATCATGAGGATGCTGTCACGGTCTGTTGTGATAACAAGTCAGCTATTCATCTTAGTGCCAATCCCGTTCTGCATGAACAAACGAAACATATGGGTATTATATGCCAATTTGTTCGCGATGAAATCACAAAGGGAGTTATCAAGATGGTGTACGTTCCGACTTCAGAGCAATTTGCAGACATTTTAACGAAGGCATTGGGGCGTAAAGAATTCGATGCATTTCTACTCAAGTTAGGCATTAACAATATCCAtgctccaacttga
- the LOC108836607 gene encoding retrovirus-related Pol polyprotein from transposon RE1 isoform X1 has product MGFPDQNDLCETELEFLRVPSLGFPDQSVRPDQELEAKAQELTNFSRGGEKVKNEEEDCCKTPTRLDQILPAIPRTCPPAPRKPKGVPSRSLKDRTSRMLIGAGEREGEGLYRFRGIESLASAHTRVLEESMLWHRRLGHPSSRITGMISDISSSAADNHIRSCDICFRAKQTRLSFTDSFHNANEIFDLIHCDLWGPYRATALCGSRYFLTIIDDHSRAVWLYLLPDKTMVSQQIKDFFTLIERQFSKKIKTIRSDNGTEFMCLTRYFKENGILHETSCVHTPQQNGRAERKHRHILNIARALRFQANLPIEFWGECVLAAGHLINRTPSSILQNKTPYEKLHGQPPDISHLRILGCLAYAHNKNTKGDKFASRSRRCMFLGYPSGTKGWKLFDLDEETVFISRDVEFQEEVFPYHDKSPIITAPSSTLPVISPICDSETEDSAPITEQTTVATELLLSTSVPSDSTTTNDQTDIEPLGRGQRTRQPSTRFRDYVINTVTTIPVSTLSLPSSVPQPFSGTDYPLSDYLTYDRLSSSHRSFLLALTINIEPKHFRQAMEHEVWRNSMKSEMDALERNHTWDLEELPNGKNALGTQWIYTIKLRADGTIERHKSRLVVLGNNQKEGLDYTETFSPVAKMTTVRLFLDIAAKKNYELHQMDVHNAFLHGDLLEEVYIKIPLGFARPNDTRVCRLRKSLYGLKQAPRCWFAKLVDALLSYGFTQTHSDHSLFVYVRSRVTLRILVYVDDLIISGNSPPAIKTFKTYLSTCFHMKDLGALKYFLGLEVARSPQGIYLSQRKYTLDIITECGLLGCKPAGSPMDQNHKLAKATGLVLADPEKYRRLTGRLIYLLATRPDLAYSVHILSQFMQTPQEDHWLAALKVVRYLKGTVGQGILFSATSSLSLTGWCDADWGGCLTTRRSLSGWIIQLGTSPITWKTKKQDGVSLSSTEAEFRSLRSITKEIIWLKELLRELGINHEDAVTVCCDNKSAIHLSANPVLHEQTKHMGIICQFVRDEITKGVIKMVYVPTSEQFADILTKALGRKEFDAFLLKLGINNIHAPT; this is encoded by the exons ATGGGTTTCCCCGATCAAAACGATCTCTGCGAAACAGAATTAGAGTTCCTTCGTGTACCCTCTCTAGGGTTTCCAGACCAAAGCGTTCGACCAGACCAAGAACTTGAAGCCAAAGCCCAAGAACTAACTAATTTCTCACGCGGAGGAGAAAAAGTaaagaatgaagaagaagattgttGCAAGACTCCGACACGTCTTGATCAAATTCTCCCGGCGATCCCACGAACCTGTCCGCCGGCGCCGAGGAAGCCTAAGGGAGTCCCGTCGAGAAGTTTGAAG GACCGTACCTCGAGGATGCTGATTGGAGCGGGTgaaagagagggagagggatTGTACCGGTTTCGCGGGATTGAGTCATTGGCGTCGGCACATACAAGGGTTCTGGAAGAGTCAATGTTATGGCATCGTCGTCTTGGACATCCATCCTCTCGTATCACCGGAATGATCTCAGATATCTCATCTTCTGCGGCTGATAATCATATTAGATCTTGTGATATTTGTTTTCGGGCTAAACAAACCCGTCTCAGTTTTACAGACAGTTTTCATAATGCAAATGAGATTTTTGATTTAATACACTGTGATCTCTGGGGTCCCTATCGAGCAACGGCATTGTGTGGTTCTCGGTATTTTTTAACGATCATAGACGATCATTCCCGAGCTGTGTGGCTCTATCTTCTTCCAGATAAAACAATGGTGTCACAACAAATCAAAGACTTCTTCACATTGATAGAGCGCCAGTtttcaaagaaaatcaaaacaataCGAAGTGACAACGGCACGGAGTTTATGTGCCTTACACGTTACTTCAAAGAGAATGGGATTCTTCATGAAACTTCATGTGTGCACACACCTCAACAGAATGGACGGGCAGAGCGTAAACACCGCCATATTCTCAACATTGCTCGAGCATTGCGTTTTCAAGCCAACTTACCAATAGAGTTTTGGGGAGAATGCGTTCTAGCTGCAGGGCATCTAATCAATCGAACTCCTTCATCCATCCTTCAAAATAAAACTCCCTATGAGAAGCTCCATGGCCAGCCTCCGGATATATCTCACCTACGGATCTTAGGTTGTTTAGCATATGCTCACAACAAGAACACCAAAGGAGATAAGTTTGCTTCAAGGAGCAGAAGGTGTATGTTTTTAGGCTACCCCTCGGGAACCAAGGGCTGGAAACTTTTTGATCTTGATGAAGAAACGGTTTTCATCTCACGTGATGTGGAGTTTCAAGAAGAAGTCTTTCCTTATCACGACAAATCACCTATCATCACTGCGCCATCTTCCACCTTACCCGTAATATCACCAATCTGTGACTCAGAAACAGAGGACTCTGCTCCGATAACAGAGCAAACTACTGTCGCAACAGAGCTTCTTCTGTCTACATCGGTACCATCTGATTCTACTACTACTAACGACCAAACTGACATTGAACCTCTGGGTCGTGGACAACGAACTCGTCAGCCTTCTACTCGATTTCGTGACTATGTTATCAACACGGTTACAACAATCCCTGTCTccactctctctcttccttcatcTGTTCCTCAGCCATTCTCAGGTACGGACTATCCCCTGTCTGATTATTTAACATATGATCGTTTGTCTTCATCGCATCGCAGCTTTCTCTTGGCATTGACAATTAATATTGAGCCAAAGCACTTTCGACAAGCTATGGAACACGAAGTCTGGCGAAACTCAATGAAGTCTGAGATGGATGCTCTTGAGAGAAACCATACATGGGATCTCGAAGAACTACCTAACGGAAAGAATGCGCTTGGTACTCAGTGGATCTACACAATAAAGTTGCGCGCAGACGGGACTATAGAACGACATAAATCTCGGCTGGTCGTGTTAGGAAATAATCAGAAAGAGGGTCTCGATTATACTGAGACATTCTCACCTGTGGCTAAGATGACGACAGTTCGTTTATTTCTTGATATTGCAGCAAAGAAAAATTATGAACTTCATCAGATGGATGTTCATAATGCTTTTCTTCATGGAGATCTCCTAGAAGAAGTGTATATCAAGATACCTCTCGGGTTTGCTCGCCCAAACGACACTCGTGTCTGTCGCTTACGAAAATCATTGTATGGCCTTAAACAGGCTCCACGTTGCTGGTTCGCAAAACTGGTTGATGCTCTACTCAGCTATGGATTTACACAGACACATTCCGATCATTCCTTATTTGTCTATGTCCGATCCAGAGTTACGCTTCGGATACTCGTCTACGTTGACGATCTAATCATCTCCGGAAATTCACCACCAGCAATCAAAACTTTCAAGACATATCTATCCACTTGTTTCCATATGAAAGATCTTGGAGctcttaaatattttcttggcTTAGAAGTTGCCCGAAGCCCTCAAGGAATATACTTGTCTCAGCGGAAATACACACTCGACATAATAACAGAGTGTGGATTGCTTGGTTGCAAACCAGCTGGCTCACCGATGGATCAAAACCATAAGCTTGCAAAGGCTACTGGTTTGGTACTTGCAGATCCTGAGAAATATCGCCGTCTTACAGGTCGTCTTATCTATCTTCTTGCCACCAGACCTGACCTTGCTTACTCTGTACACATTCTTTCCCAGTTTATGCAAACACCACAAGAGGATCATTGGCTTGCAGCGTTGAAAGTGGTTCGTTACTTAAAAGGCACAGTGGGTCAAGGAATTCTCTTCAGTGCTACTTCTTCACTTTCTTTGACAGGATggtgtgatgcagattggggtGGTTGTCTTACAACGAGACGATCTCTTTCTGGCTGGATAATACAACTTGGCACTTCACCAATTACTtggaaaacaaagaaacaagatgGTGTATCTCTTTCTTCCACTGAAGCAGAATTTCGGTCATTAAGGTCTATTACCAAGGAAATCATTTGGCTTAAGGAACTTCTTCGGGAACTTGGTATTAATCATGAGGATGCTGTCACGGTCTGTTGTGATAACAAGTCAGCTATTCATCTTAGTGCCAATCCCGTTCTGCATGAACAAACGAAACATATGGGTATTATATGCCAATTTGTTCGCGATGAAATCACAAAGGGAGTTATCAAGATGGTGTACGTTCCGACTTCAGAGCAATTTGCAGACATTTTAACGAAGGCATTGGGGCGTAAAGAATTCGATGCATTTCTACTCAAGTTAGGCATTAACAATATCCAtgctccaacttga